Proteins from one Podospora pseudoanserina strain CBS 124.78 chromosome 1, whole genome shotgun sequence genomic window:
- the ECM29 gene encoding proteasome component M29 (EggNog:ENOG503NVST; COG:S) — protein sequence MASSAEEEKKDISLLDGAEWTLLSASSNEKKLQERLNVYLCPILLKAGSPHVRVRNKVISVCGNINKLIQSPTIVLPVASLLDQFKETDSPLIKHFDLIYIQHSVGRLERYEQQQLVPKALKNIRTGSSASLSQLFNVVLRMLPTIKIPSRGSKEDATFREAMGLSHPEDAKYVAEWLGKLLLLPANASADKPAPGLTEADISFLTLAGKKDTWNPSAGGLNLPETRILAANFLASGAFTDLERFIPALYAASSTDYRISGIGEDLLKRTSVSLEDKTLVSKLYDAHSKLQPPYRIRILGMLSKSEIATTFTNEVLAVFKRNVDLEKKVESQDPTCMDIDQRPTGPKSSGLEQTKLHRALFEFINWVARIGPSKTDFNSIGVNLIHMLRQFIHSQGWPRPHQQSLDDSVLRSRAYETIGILAKGTKMDDHRRSGLAAWLFQSLSEDPTPDVVVNIDSALSSVSTLFKPPHNDFRVELELQSILISYMLLGNETDEKVVRSTRHAVAKWANNCLPFSDVTARWINIIAVAGRLDERNDVVEEGYKGLDPWTYHVNDDEDKSKDLPEWPAMVDVFFKTGRATRKSTEEGGMDIDAHPLFRNYPGDMIQAFPIAVDYCKKIFFLTALADSFVFDAGWQQRLEALVQSDLETRQAIRNYHVQFTRDDALLFTDLLTAAFEGMLRDDAPKIIEPCARSFVDLASFSSKVILAFLAPRSRELLPLIKSNKKELRTLGAKALGILAAHPSHPAKELDDVTASLIDITKNLKTAVGAELNAVEGAFLALAHLASRLVYYSKTGAADRAAKIASVFPTLEEVASAASVVSTQETLFEAWSQLWTAGLGEKDQGSLIQSFVDPLVVHAKKGNEKAIAALGRLALSLPSDGSWGETLEKMLAQLYALYELKQVEVHFAVGEAIAAAVARWDAEVVQLTVDVESAGREYWAPRRAAQLVAVLEKLLADCKTTKPSLLKASGIWLFCLIQRCSHLEEVQSRLRLCQVAFMRLLSARDELVQETASRGLALVYEKGDAGLKSDLTKDLVASFTGSGPQIKVEEETELFDAGALPTGDGKSITSYKDIVSLANEVGDPSLVYKFMSLATNAATWSTRSAFGRFGLSNILSSSEVDPKLYPKLYRYRFDPNTNVQRSMNDIWKALVKDPNAVLETQFDNIMNDLLKSILGREWRVREASCSAIAELISGRPFPKYEKYYKDIWAAAVKVADDVKATVRNAAGKLCMALSTTLVRQLEDSGSSATAKSMMNEALPFLLSDKGIESSADDVKYFCVSTVVKICKRGGSALKPYIPTLMVHLLGLLSTIEPEAINYYYQRVGEANRDKLDKLRANAVSQGPLGEAIEDCLRNVDAEVMDQLVPKLSETIKTAIGMPSKIGCGRAIWSLSTKHGINFEKHAPTFLNLMEKHTLDRNDEVSQGYARATAYLLRVAPDAAKQRFIEKFINLYLESDTDARRQKVANVVLALSKISPDHFNALETLLVPFSFLGKHDTDEYTQKAFKEVWDTHAGTHLSVTKYLKEIVSLADKTLSTAQWALKHGGALTVADAAESVAGTKTITHHVNVEHVKTLWPVYDKALILKTFPGKEKLLEPFPKFVELSKELLEKDDKLVAAYKKVAIREAKRNNDVYRPHAFECLRRVATAWDGFGDMLPDIKTIVAPYLDVEEEDKDGDAMDVDTPASSSKDSRGLDLKTVTKWKALETLSKGYNRGNMSKNPLSTLKEVITAIESIDPKFKPAQVFTAKPYITRPEFDVIRKTYWYECAKDILEAAAVAGAAGSDAVPIIRWFLSTLDLDAEDTGLESQRIARAKAVKGAIQLGKITAEGVEFKTTELGKDVEGLVTGSIEKERSLDVQKEWKESLKLLG from the exons ATGGCTTCCTctgccgaggaagaaaagaaagacatCTCTTTGCTTGATGGAGCAGAGTGGACGCTTCTGAGCGCCTCTTCCAACGAGAAGAAGCTTCAGGAGAGACTCAATGTTTATCTCTGCCCAATCCTTCTCAAAGCCGGAAGCCCACATGTTCGGGTCCGCAACAAGGTCATCTCGGTATGCGgaaacatcaacaagcttATCCAATCTCCAAC AATCGTGCTCCCAGTTGCTTCTCTACTGGATCAGTTCAAGGAGACTGACTCTCCCCTGATTAAGCACTTTGACTTGATCTACATCCAACACAGTGTTGGCAGGCTTGAACGTTAtgagcaacagcagctcgTGCCCAAGGCGCTGAAAAACATTAGAACTGGGTCTTCGGCTTCGCTCAGTCAGCTGTTCAACGTCGTTCTGCGTATGCTCCCTACCATCAAGATTCCTTCAAGAGGAAGCAAAGAAGATGCTACCTTTCGAGAGGCCATGGGGTTGTCCCACCCCGAAGACGCCAAATACGTTGCTGAATGGCTCGGCAAGCTCCTGTTGTTACCCGCCAATGCCTCGGCTGACAAGCCGGCACCCGGCCTAACAGAAGCAGACATCAGCTTTCTGACACTTGCAGGTAAAAAGGACACCTGGAACCCGTCTGCTGGAGGTTTGAACTTGCCCGAGACGCGCATTCTTGCTGCCAACTTTCTGGCCAGTGGTGCTTTCACCGACCTCGAGCGCTTTATTCCCGCTCTCTATGCAGCCTCCAGCACGGATTACCGCATCTCTGGAATCGGAGAGGATTTGCTGAAGAGAACTTCTGTCTCCTTGGAGGACAAGACTCTTGTGAGCAAGCTCTACGACGCTCACTCCAAACTACAACCTCCCTATCGGATTCGAATCCTGGGGATGCTCAGCAAGTCAGAGATTGCAACCACCTTCACGAATGAGGTTCTTGCAGTGTTCAAGCGGAATGTGGATCTCGAAAAGAAGGTTGAGAGCCAAGATCCCACCTGCATGGACATTGACCAACGTCCCACGGGTCCAAAATCTTCCGGTTTGGAGCAAACCAAACTACACCGAGCCCTCTTTGAGTTCATCAACTGGGTAGCCCGAATTGGTCCAAGCAAGACGGATTTCAACAGCATCGGGGTGAACCTGATTCACATGCTCAGACAGTTCATCCACTCCCAAGGCTGGCCCAGACCTCACCAGCAGTCACTCGACGACAGTGTTCTGCGCTCACGAGCGTACGAGACGATTGGTATCCTGGCGAAGGGTACAAAAATGGACGACCACCGCCGTTCGGGCCTTGCTGCTTGGCTGTTCCAGTCACTCTCCGAGGACCCAACCCCGGACGTGGTGGTGAACATTGACTCGGCGCTGTCCAGCGTATCGACCTTGTTCAAGCCTCCACACAACGACTTTAGGGTGGAACTCGAGCTCCAGTCGATCCTGATCTCGTACATGCTGCTCGGCAATGAGACAGACGAAAAGGTAGTACGCAGCACTAGGCACGCTGTTGCTAAATGGGCCAACAACTGTCTGCCTTTCTCGGACGTCACAGCACGGTGGATCAACATTATTGCTGTTGCGGGCCGACTGGACGAGAGAAATGATGTCGTGGAAGAGGGATACAAGGGCCTTGATCCGTGGACATATCACGTgaatgatgacgaggacaagTCGAAAGACCTACCC GAATGGCCGGCGATGGTGGACGTGTTTTTTAAGACAGGGCGAGCCACGCGCAAGTCAACGGAAGAGGGTGGCATGGATATCGATGCCCATCCGCTATTTAGGAACTACCCCGGCGACATGATCCAGGCTTTCCCCATTGCCGTCGATTACTGCAAGaagatcttcttcttgaccgcCCTGGCGGATAGCTTTGTTTTCGACGCCGGGTGGCAGCAGAGATTAGAAGCTCTGGTCCAGTCCGACCTGGAAACCCGCCAAGCTATCCGGAATTATCACGTCCAATTCACGCGCGACGACGCGCTGCTATTCACTGACTTGCTGACTGCCGCCTTCGAGGGCATGCTAAGAGATGACGCCCCAAAGATCATCGAGCCCTGTGCTCGTTCATTTGTCGACCTCGCCTCGTTTTCATCCAAGGTGATCTTGGCATTTCTCGCTCCGCGCTCGAGAGAGCTACTGCCTCTCATCAAGTCCAACAAAAAGGAGTTGCGTACCCTCGGGGCAAAGGCTCTGGGAATTCTCGCTGCCCACCCGTCACACCCCGCCAAAGAACTTGACGATGTCACAGCCAGCCTGATTGACATCACCAAGAACTTGAAGACGGCTGTGGGGGCGGAGTTGAACGCAGTGGAGGGCGCGTTCCTCGCATTGGCACACCTGGCCTCGCGGCTGGTGTACTACTCCAAGACCGGCGCTGCAGACCGCGCAGCCAAGATCGCCTCCGTCTTCCCgacgttggaggaggtggcgtcAGCCGCATCCGTCGTCTCGACGCAGGAGACGTTGTTCGAAGCCTGGTCCCAGCTTTGGACTGCTGGGCTTGGAGAGAAGGATCAGGGTAGCCTGATCCAATCTTTTGTCGACCCCCTCGTTGTCCACGCAAAGAAAGGCAACGAGAAGGCCATTGCTGCCCTGGGCAGACTGGCTTTGTCTCTCCCGTCGGACGGAAGCTGGGGTGAGACCCTGGAGAAGATGCTCGCGCAGCTGTACGCGCTGTACGAGCTGAAGCAGGTGGAGGTCCACTTCGCGGTGGGCGAGGCAATCGCGGCTGCAGTCGCGCGCTGGGATGCCGAGGTGGTCCAGCTCACGGTCGACGTCGAGTCTGCCGGCCGTGAGTACTGGGCTCCGAGGCGCGCCGCTCAGCTGGTGGCGGTCTTGGAGAAGTTGCTTGCGGACTGCAAGACAACCAAGCCGTCGCTGCTGAAGGCGTCGGGGATCTGGCTCTTTTGCCTGATCCAGCGGTGTTCGCACCTTGAGGAGGTGCAGTCGCGCTTGCGGCTGTGCCAGGTTGCGTTCATGCGCCTGCTCAGCGCGAGGGACGAGCTGGTTCAGGAGACGGCATCGCGGGGTCTGGCCTTGGTGTACGAGAAGGGCGACGCCGGGTTGAAGAGCGACCTGACCAAGGATTTGGTCGCCTCGTTCACTGGATCTGGACCTCAgatcaaggtggaggaggagacggagctGTTTGATGCTGGCGCCTTGCCGACTGGGGATGGCAAGTCTATCACGTCCTACAAGGACATTGTCAGTCTCGCCAACGAGGTTGGAGATCCCAGCCTGGTCTACAAGTTCATGTCCTTGGCCACCAACGCGGCCACCTGGTCGACCAGATCAGCCTTCGGTAGATTTGGCCTCAGCAACATCCTCTCGAGCTCGGAAGTGGATCCCAAGCTCTACCCGAAGCTGTATCGCTACCGCTTCGACCCAAACACCAATGTGCAACGGTCAATGAACGACATTTGGAAGGCCCTCGTCAAGGATCCGAATGCTGTGCTGGAGACCCAGTTCGACAACATCATGAACGACCTCCTCAAGAGCATCCTGGGTAGGGAGTGGCGTGTTCGCGAGGCCAGCTGTTCCGCCATTGCCGAACTGATCTCTGGTCGACCTTTCCCCAAATACGAGAAGTACTACAAGGACATCTGGGCAGCCGCCGTCAAGGTGGCGGATGACGTCAAGGCAACTGTTCGCAACGCAGCTGGAAAGCTTTGCATGGCTCTCTCGACAACATTGGTCCGTCAGCTCGAAGACTCTGGATCTTCTGCCACAGCCAAGAGCATGATGAACGAGGCCTTGCCATTCTTGCTCTCAGACAAGGGCATCGAGAGCTCAGCCGACGATGTCAAGTACTTCTGTGTCAGCACGGTCGTCAAGATTTGCAAGAGAGGCGGAAGCGCACTCAAGCCCTACATTCCCACCTTGATGGttcatcttcttggtctcttgAGCACGATTGAACCGGAGGCCATCAATTACTACTACCAGCGGGTTGGTGAAGCCAACAGAGACAAGCTTGACAAGCTTCGTGCCAATGCCGTTTCGCAAGGCCCTCTTGGCGAGGCCATCGAGGACTGCCTGCGCAATGTCGACGCAGAGGTCATGGACCAACTGGTGCCCAAACTGTCTGAGACGATCAAGACTGCGATAGGAATGCCAAGCAAGATTGGTTGTGGCCGTGCGATCTGGAGCTTGTCCACCAAACATGGCATCAACTTCGAGAAGCATGCTCCGACGTTCTTGAACTTGATGGAGAAACACACTCTGGATCGCAATGACGAAGTCAGCCAGGGTTACGCTCGCGCTACCGCCTACCTACTCCGCGTCGCCCCTGACGCTGCCAAGCAGCGCTTCATCGAAAAGTTCATCAATCTTTACCTCGAGTCAGACACCGACGCTCGCAGGCAAAAGGTTGCCAATGTTGTGTTGGCCCTTTCCAAGATCTCACCTGATCACTTCAACGCGCTGGAGACTTTGCTCGTCCCTTTCAGCTTTCTGGGCAAACATGACACAGATGAGTACACGCAAAAGGCGTTCAAGGAGGTGTGGGACACCCACGCTGGCACGCATCTGAGCGTGACCAAGTACCTCAAAGAGATTGTCTCTCTCGCGGACAAGACCTTGTCCACTGCTCAGTGGGCACTCAAGCATGGAGGTGCCCTTACGGTGGCTGATGCTGCCGAGTCCGTGGCAGGTACCAAGACCATCACACATCACGTCAATGTTGAGCACGTCAAGACCCTCTGGCCGGTCTATGATAAGGCTCTCATTCTCAAGACCTTCCCTGGAAAGGAGAAGCTTCTCGAGCCGTTCCCGAAGTTTGTTGAGCTCAGCAAGGAGCTACTGGAGAAGGATGACAAGTTGGTGGCTGCCTACAAGAAGGTTGCCATTCGGGAGGCCAAGCGCAATAATGATGTCTATCGCCCCCACGCCTTCGAGTGCCTCCGGCGCGTTGCTACTGCTTGGGATGGATTCGGTGACATGCTTCCCGACATCAAGACCATCGTCGCGCCTTACctggatgtcgaggaggaggacaaggacggCGACGCTATGGACGTCGACACACCTGCTTCCTCGTCCAAGGACAGTCGTGGACTGGATCTGAAGACTGTGACCAAGTGGAAAGCGCTGGAGACTCTGTCGAAGGGATACAACCGGGGCAATATGAGCAAGAATCCCCTCTCAACTCTGAAGGAAGTCATCACTGCCATCGAGTCGATCGATCCCAAGTTTAAGCCTGCCCAGGTATTCACCGCGAAGCCGTACATCACCCGACCCGAGTTCGACGTCATCCGCAAGACGTACTGGTACGAGTGCGCCAAGGATATTCTGGAAGCTGCCGCCGTGGCAGGCGCGGCTGGGAGTGATGCTGTCCCGATCATCCGATGGTTCCTCTCGACGTTGGACCTCGATGCGGAAGACACGGGGTTGGAGTCACAGCGGATCGCGAGAGCCAAGGCGGTCAAGGGCGCCATTCAGCTGGGCAAGATCACGGCTGAGGGTGTGGAGTTCAAGACGACGGAGCTGGGAAAGGACgttgaggggttggttaCGGGTTCcatcgagaaggagaggtcCCTGGACGTGCAGAAGGAATGGAAGGAGTCCCTCAAGCTGCTTGGGTAG
- a CDS encoding hypothetical protein (EggNog:ENOG503NXX8; COG:A): MAEYPAAGVTGAPGNGPNVNGSGDPGFASPSQMPAPSEAAKTLWMGEMEPWMDENFIKNVFSNTSAENVQVKVIRDRNSGNAGYCFVEFSTPEAAQKALALNGTPVPNSQRVFKLNWASGGGLVDRRDDRGPEYSIFVGDLGPEVNEFVLVSLFQSRFPSCKSAKIMTDAMTGQSRGYGFVRFSDESDQQRALVEMQGVYCGNRPMRISTATPKTRSSNQYGHAQGGNQMMPPVPGAQAPMWGGVPPYGYAQPAAPFNPMQPMNQFTDPNNTTVFVGGLSGYVTEDELRSFFQGFGEITYVKIPPGKGCGFVQFVHRHAAEMAINQMQGYPIGNSRVRLSWGRSQNNSGVGTPYRPAPPPPHYLAAAGMPPHAGPGGAYGGPAGPYGGNPPQGPPPSGGPMQ; the protein is encoded by the exons ATGGCCGAGTACCCTGCCGCTGGTGTTACCGGTGCGCCCGGCAACGGGCCCAACGTCAACGGCTCTGGTGACCCTGGGTTCGCGTCTCCCTCCCAGATGCCCGCCCCCAGTGAGGCGGCGAAGACTCTGTG GATGGGTGAGATGGAGCCCTGGATGGATGAAAACTTCATCAAGAATGTTTTTAGCAACACCTCGGCCGAGAATGTCCAGGTGAAGGTCATTCGTGACCGCAACTCTGG CAATGCTGGCTACTGCTTTGTGGAGTTCTCGACCCCTGAGGCTGCCCAGAAGGCCCTCGCCTTGAATGGCACTCCCGTTCCCAACAGCCAACGGGTGTTTAAGCTCAACTGGgctagtggtggtggcttggtCGATCGTCG TGATGACCGCGGACCTGAGTACTCTATTTTCGTCGGTGACCTTGGCCCTGAGGTCAACGAGTTCGTCTtggtttctcttttccagaGCCGCTTCCCCTCTTGCAAGTCCGCCAAGATCATGACCGACGCCATGACCGGCCAGTCGCGCGGTTACGGCTTCGTTCGCTTCAGTGACGAGAGCGACCAGCAGCGTGCCTTGGTCGAGATGCAGGGTGTTTACTGTGGCAACCGTCCCATGCGCATCTCCACTGCCACCCCCAAGACTCG CAGCTCTAACCAGTACGGCCATGCCCAGGGTGGCAACCAGATGATGCCCCCTGTCCCCGGCGCCCAGGCCCCTATGTGGGGTGGTGTCCCTCCCTACGGCTACGCCCAACCCGCTGCCCCTTTTAATCCTATGCAGCCCATGAATCAGTTCACCGACCcgaacaacaccaccgtctTCGTCGGTGGTCTCTCCGGCTACGTCACTGAAGACGAGCTTCGCTCGTTCTTCCAAGGCTTTGGTGAAATCACCTACGTCAAGATCCCTCCTGGAAAGGGCTGCGGTTTCGTCCAGTTCGTCCATCGCCACGCCGCGGAGATGGCAATTAATCAGATGCAAGGTTACCCGATCGGTAATTCTCGCGTCCGCCTCTCTTGGGGCCGTTCTCAGAACAACTCTGGTGTAGGCACTCCTTATCGCCCtgccccgccccctcctcactATCTTGCTGCCGCTGGCATGCCTCCCCACGCCGGTCCTGGTGGCGCTTACGGCGGACCTGCTGGTCCCTACGGTGGCAACCCTCCCCAgggtcctcctccctctggtGGTCCCATGCAG TAA
- a CDS encoding hypothetical protein (EggNog:ENOG503PZQ3), translating to MMVDEEGRRSRRPRVRAIGALGVSFNFLQVALRSTTCLYEVGLIAFIAWLYDHWRREETARVDFLFPSFFPLGAGILVDAYEFVSLLWFDRRRAINPLAVGFDVALTGTGVFCFSILNMVDDRPKWNFNGPDRRHQAWVLDMRNAMIFMVVYSILHATFVVLAAAGVVKMYRDIGKTRKARRLAEAQLQMLQFSQVARLDKRTDATAVTEVPIDPPTAVHLDTSRDP from the exons ATGATggtcgatgaggagggaaggCGTTCGCGGCGGCCAAGGGTACGGGCTATCGGTGCTCTGGGCGTGTCTTTCAACTTCCTCCAAGTTGCCCTGAGGTCCACGACGTGTCTCTATGAGGTGGGATTGATTGCTTTTATCGCGTGGCTGTATGATCACTGGAGACGGGAAGAAACTGCAAGGGTCGATTTCCTCTTTCCGTCGTTCTTCCCG CTTGGTGCTGGTATTTTGGTCGATGCATACGAATTTGTGTCGTTGCTTTGGTTCGATCGGAGACGGGCTATTAATCCCCTTGCTGTTGGATTCGACGTTGCTCTAACAGGAACGGGTGTCTTTTGTTTCTCGATCTTGAATATGGTGGACGACAGGCCGAAGTGGAACTTCAACGGGCCtgaccgccgccaccaagcTTGGGTTTTGGACATGAGAAATGCAATGATATTCATGGTAGTCTATTC AATTCTGCATGCCACCTTTGTGGTcctggcagcagcgggcGTTGTCAAAATGTACAGGGATATTGGAAAGACACGGAAGGCGAGACGACTGGCGGAAGCCCAGTTGCAGATGCTGCAGTTCAGCCAAGTGGCAAGGCTTGACAAACGGACAGATGCTACAGCTGTTACAGAGGTACCGATAGATCCTCCAACAGCTGTTCACTTGGATACATCAAGGGACCCATAG
- a CDS encoding hypothetical protein (EggNog:ENOG503P33U; COG:S) — protein sequence MASGTADKSKPYVPLAGLARDGWSKDGKATATCYCGTVQLIVSLDGVVNTFVCNCADCRKITASMFASNFTVKNSHFEYARGKDRLKTFSQSQTIASGKAMTNHFCENCGTLMYRVGERFPGVSILRIGTVDDFSLHETRLRPRQEHWTKDRVCWFTGVQGIEETFEVQGRGGRNGSISNL from the exons ATGGCCTCTGGTACCGCTGACAAGTCGAAGCCCTACGTCCCGCTTGCCGGCCTCGCCAGGGACGGTTGGTCCAAGGACGGCAAGGCGACAGCCACCTGCTACTGTGGCACGGTGCAGCTCATTGTA TCCCTCGACGGCGTCGTCAACACCTTTGTCTGCAACTGCGCCGACTGCCGCAAGATCACCGCGTCCATGTTCGCCAGCAACTTCACCGTCAAGAACTCCCACTTTGAGTACGCGCGCGGTAAAGACCGTCTCAAGACGTTTAGCCAATCCCAGACGATCGCTTCGGGCAAGGCGATGACCAACCACTTCTGCGAGAACTGCGGTACGCTCATGTACCGTGTAGGCGAGCGCTTTCCTGGAGTGAGCATCCTGCGCATTGGCACTGTTGACGACTTTTCGTTGCATGAGACCAGGCTTCGGCCACGACAGGAGCATTGGACTAAGGACCGTGTCTGCTGGTTTACGGGAGTCCAGGGGATAGAGGAGACTTTTGAGGTTCAGgggcgagggggaagaaACGGAAGCATCAGCAATCTTTAA
- a CDS encoding hypothetical protein (COG:S; EggNog:ENOG503P6W7), translating into MLEDKNKSSGVTGAGKVVTSTLGNTVGGLTNTVGGVVGAASRGIGETVTGATGGLGRPLGDGIANIGTGVEGGAATVAKGVKDAGEWKTSR; encoded by the coding sequence ATGCTCGAagacaagaacaagagcTCAGGCGTCACTGGTGCCGGAAAAGTCGTCACCTCCACACTCGGGAACACAGTCGGCGGCTTGACAAACACGGTTGGAGGCGTTGTAGGTGCAGCGTCTCGTGGCATTGGGGAGACGGTGACAGGGGCCACAGGTGGGCTCGGGAGACCTCTTGGGGATGGCATTGCCAACATTGGGACTGGTGTCGAAGGGGGAGCTGCTACTGTCGCCAAGGGGGTAAAGGATGCTGGCGAGTGGAAGACAAGCCGATAA
- the TPO5_2 gene encoding polyamine transporter tpo5 (EggNog:ENOG503NWJI; COG:P), translated as MASKSAEKSGHTNALQGSTVVVRENVSPLTSSSDDVTMDEADRKLEAMGYTPVFKREFSTWSSFSFAMSISGVYGSLMSTWIYGLQAGGAAAIMWSWVIGGAGAWALALSLAELSSAYPSSGAMYFTLKFLALEEQVPILCWISGYINLVGTVTGSAATEYASSQMLLAAVSITSNFSYMPTNNHVVACMAILTVIHASINTLPTLWLTRLTSGYVVFHISVLVGACMCLLVQTKEKHSIAYAFTDFQPSSGWTPPGFAFLFGCLTPAWIMTSADSTARIAEEAKDPARIVPKAIANATTFTYIIGFLFNLVLVICMGDPLELVQSPSGQPVAQLFFNAMGRTPAILFTLCGFAVMNLVAIPGIQAGSRTIFAFARDDLLPFSHHWRRVSKRSQTPIAAVWLYAALEIIVNLLGLMSDTAISAVFNVCTVALNISYLVPIVCKMLYGRFEKGPWNLGRWSFVMNAVAVGWNTLMAVIFFFPTRLPVAAENMNYAIVVFVITRTKDASQGAFLA; from the exons ATGGCTTCCAAGAGTGCAGAGAAGTCCGGCCACACCAATGCACTTCAGGGGTCTACGGTCGTTGTTCGAGAAAATGTGTCGCCTTTGACGTCCTCGAGTGACGATGTCACGATGGATGAGGCCGACAGGAAGCTGGAAGCCATGGGGTACACACCG GTCTTCAAACGAGAGTTCTCCACCTGGTCCAGCTTCAGCTTTGCCATGAGCATATCTGGCGTCTACGGCTCCCTCATGTCCACTTGGATATACGGACTACAAGCCGGTGGAGCTGCCGCCATCATGTGGAGTTGGGTCATAGGGGGTGCCGGGGCTTGGGCATTGGCACTTAGTCTGGCTGAGCTATCGTCAGCATATCCAAGTTCAGGGGCTATGTACTTCACTCTGAAATTTCTTGCGCTGGAGGAGCAAGTGCCCATCTTGTGCTGGATTTCGG GCTACATCAATCTTGTTGGAACCGTCACCGGCAGTGCCGCCACCGAATATGCATCCAGTCAGATGCTGCTCGCAGCTGTGTCCATCACCTCCAACTTCTCTTACATGCCGACCAACAACCATGTTGTGGCTTGTATGGCCATCTTGACCGTCATTCATGCCTCGATCAACACACTGCCAACACTATGGCTGACACGATTGACCAGTGGCTATGTCGTATTCCACATCAGTGTTCTGGTTGGCGCCTGCATGTGCCTGCTCGTgcagacaaaagaaaagcatAGCATTGCATATGCCTTCACTGACTTCCAGCCCTCATCCGGCTGGACTCCCCCTGGCTTTGCCTTTCTCTTTGGCTGTCTGACACCAGCCTGGATCATGACAAGCGCTGATAGCACAGCTCG CATCgctgaagaagccaaagaccCCGCCCGCATAGTCCCCAAAGCAATCGCCAACGCCACAACCTTCACGTACATCATcggcttcctcttcaacctcgtaCTAGTGATCTGCATGGGCGACCCCCTCGAACTAGTCCAAAGTCCCAGCGGCCAACCA GTAGCCCAACTCTTCTTCAATGCCATGGGCCGCACCCCAGCAATACTGTTCACCCTCTGCGGCTTCGCAGTAATGAACCTAGTCGCCATCCCAGGCATCCAAGCTGGCTCCCGCACCATCTTCGCCTTTGCCCGCGACGACCTactccccttttcccaccacTGGCGTCGGGTCTCCAAGCGCTCCCAGACACCCATTGCCGCGGTGTGGTTATATGCCGCCCTCGAGATTATTGTTAATCTCCTGGGGTTAATGTCCGACACAGCAATCAGTGCCGTGTTCAACGTCTGCACTGTTGCCTTGAATATCTCTTATCTGGTCCCCATCGTCTGCAAGATGCTGTACGGGAGATTTGAAAAAGGGCCGTGGAatctggggaggtggagcttTGTGATGAATGCGGTTGCTGTGGGGTGGAACACGCTCATGGCagttattttcttttttcctaCCAGGTTGCCGGTTGCGGCGGAGAAT ATGAACTATGCTATTGTCGTGTTTGT AATAACGAGGACAAAAGACGCCAGCCAAGGGGCTTTCTTGGCGTGA